Proteins from a genomic interval of Musa acuminata AAA Group cultivar baxijiao chromosome BXJ1-9, Cavendish_Baxijiao_AAA, whole genome shotgun sequence:
- the LOC103999583 gene encoding cyclin-D6-1 isoform X3, which translates to MGYSLENPLDYSGDDGKLLVALFAAEVDHDADISDEPTDSVRRDAVAQIRKAVEPPCSVGPATAYLAVTYLDRFLTKRVTQVKQPWFAVFLSLACLSLASKMLDHGFSVAEFQATQPFQFMPQTIERLQYLVLESLGWRMRSITPFAFLDYFLSSFPSTDPRQVQDLKDRASKILFHVQTEEMLLGFKPSVIAASALHFAAFDLFPAQFPDFKSAVSSSFGFDPEKIRVCQEIMRKVNTNRCDLAAAKKVGSGS; encoded by the exons ATGGGGTACAGCCTTGAGAACCCGCTTGATTACTCCGGAGACGATGGGAAGCTGCTCGTTGCACTTTTCGCCGCCGAGGTCGACCACGATGCCGATATCTCCGACGAGCCCACCGACTCCGTCCGCCGCGACGCCGTCGCCCAGATTCGCAAG GCCGTGGAGCCGCCGTGCAGCGTGGGTCCGGCCACCGCCTATCTCGCCGTCACCTACCTCGACAGGTTCCTCACGAAGCGAGTGACCCAG GTGAAGCAGCCATGGTTCGCGGTCTTCCTCTCCCTCGCCTGCCTCTCCCTCGCCTCCAAGATGCTCGACCACGGGTTCTCCGTCGCCGAGTTCCAA GCGACGCAGCCGTTCCAATTCATGCCGCAGACGATCGAGCGGTTGCAGTACCTGGTTCTTGAGTCTCTGGGATGGCGGATGCGATCGATCACCCCCTTCGCTTTCCTTGATTACTTCCTCTCCTCCTTCCCATCGACAGATCCGCGTCAGGTCCAAGATCTCAAGGATCGAGCCTCCAAGATTCTGTTCCATGTCCAAACCG AGGAAATGCTTTTAGGGTTCAAGCCGTCGGTGATCGCGGCGTCCGCGCTGCACTTCGCCGCCTTCGACCTGTTCCCCGCCCAATTCCCCGACTTCAAGTCCGCCGTTAGCTCATCCTTTGGTTTCGATCCA GAGAAAATAAGAGTGTGCCAAGAAATAATGAGGAAAGTGAACACGAATCGCTGTGATTTAGCGGCGGCGAAGAAGGTTGGGTCGGGTTCCTAG
- the LOC103999583 gene encoding cyclin-D6-1 isoform X1, which produces MGYSLENPLDYSGDDGKLLVALFAAEVDHDADISDEPTDSVRRDAVAQIRKAVEPPCSVGPATAYLAVTYLDRFLTKRVTQVDEEQYTLRLASFMFPRTDPSLALFLFQVKQPWFAVFLSLACLSLASKMLDHGFSVAEFQATQPFQFMPQTIERLQYLVLESLGWRMRSITPFAFLDYFLSSFPSTDPRQVQDLKDRASKILFHVQTEEMLLGFKPSVIAASALHFAAFDLFPAQFPDFKSAVSSSFGFDPEKIRVCQEIMRKVNTNRCDLAAAKKVGSGS; this is translated from the exons ATGGGGTACAGCCTTGAGAACCCGCTTGATTACTCCGGAGACGATGGGAAGCTGCTCGTTGCACTTTTCGCCGCCGAGGTCGACCACGATGCCGATATCTCCGACGAGCCCACCGACTCCGTCCGCCGCGACGCCGTCGCCCAGATTCGCAAG GCCGTGGAGCCGCCGTGCAGCGTGGGTCCGGCCACCGCCTATCTCGCCGTCACCTACCTCGACAGGTTCCTCACGAAGCGAGTGACCCAGGTAGACGAAGAGCAATACACTCTCCGGTTGGCATCGTTTATGTTTCCAAGAACGGATCCTTCTTTGGCTTTGTTTCTGTTCCAGGTGAAGCAGCCATGGTTCGCGGTCTTCCTCTCCCTCGCCTGCCTCTCCCTCGCCTCCAAGATGCTCGACCACGGGTTCTCCGTCGCCGAGTTCCAA GCGACGCAGCCGTTCCAATTCATGCCGCAGACGATCGAGCGGTTGCAGTACCTGGTTCTTGAGTCTCTGGGATGGCGGATGCGATCGATCACCCCCTTCGCTTTCCTTGATTACTTCCTCTCCTCCTTCCCATCGACAGATCCGCGTCAGGTCCAAGATCTCAAGGATCGAGCCTCCAAGATTCTGTTCCATGTCCAAACCG AGGAAATGCTTTTAGGGTTCAAGCCGTCGGTGATCGCGGCGTCCGCGCTGCACTTCGCCGCCTTCGACCTGTTCCCCGCCCAATTCCCCGACTTCAAGTCCGCCGTTAGCTCATCCTTTGGTTTCGATCCA GAGAAAATAAGAGTGTGCCAAGAAATAATGAGGAAAGTGAACACGAATCGCTGTGATTTAGCGGCGGCGAAGAAGGTTGGGTCGGGTTCCTAG
- the LOC135594438 gene encoding tryptophan decarboxylase 1-like encodes MESLDANLPVVTIDGFKPLDLDDLREQLLLSVDFIVDYYKNVDTQPVLPQVQPGYLRHLMPAAPPPCGATLEDALRDIRGAVLPGMTNWASPNFFAYFPATLGSAALVGDFIASALNPVAFTWLSCPAATELEELVLDWLAQLLRLPPAFRSSSDSGGGGGGVIHATTSEAILCTLVASRDGAVRRAGGVPISRLVAYGSDQTHSTFAKACRIAGFDQTNVRLIPTRPGSGYALVAARLRDAMAADAAAGLVPAYVCATVGTTSSAAVDPLGLIADVAAEFGAWVHVDAAYAGSACICPEFRRFLDGVERADSLSISPHKWLLTGLDCTCLWLRDRPRLAESLGTNPEYLKNGPSESGLVVDCKDLQVGVGRRFRALKLWMVLRTYGVAGLQAHIRSDVEMARAFEGMVREDRRFEVVAPRRFALVCFRIRAWGGEEAAAEADNRRLLALVNGSGRAYVTHTVLGGKYVLRFAVGATLTEHRHVASAWELIRAKAEEVLGGRPLE; translated from the coding sequence ATGGAAAGCCTTGATGCCAACCTCCCCGTGGTTACCATTGATGGCTTCAAGCCCTTGGACCTCGATGATCTTAGAGAGCAACTGCTGCTCTCCGTCGACTTCATCGTGGACTATTATAAGAACGTGGACACGCAACCAGTGCTGCCGCAAGTGCAGCCCGGCTACCTCCGCCACCTCATGCCGGCCGCCCCACCCCCCTGCGGCGCCACCCTCGAGGACGCCCTCCGCGACATCCGCGGTGCGGTGCTTCCCGGCATGACCAACTGGGCCAGCCCCAACTTCTTTGCTTACTTCCCGGCCACACTCGGCTCCGCGGCCCTCGTCGGGGACTTCATCGCCTCCGCGCTCAACCCCGTCGCCTTCACCTGGCTGTCCTGTCCTGCTGCCACGGAGCTCGAGGAGCTCGTACTTGACTGGCTGGCGCAGCTGCTTCGACTGCCGCCTGCTTTTCGATCCTCCTCGGACAGCGGCGGTGGAGGCGGCGGCGTCATACACGCCACCACCAGCGAGGCCATCCTTTGCACTCTCGTGGCCTCCCGCGACGGCGCGGTACGCCGGGCCGGAGGCGTGCCGATCAGCCGCCTCGTGGCCTACGGCTCCGACCAGACCCATTCCACGTTCGCCAAGGCATGCAGAATCGCCGGGTTCGACCAGACCAACGTCCGGTTGATCCCGACTCGACCCGGTTCGGGGTACGCGCTTGTGGCGGCCCGACTCCGCGACGCGATGGCGGCCGACGCAGCGGCGGGTCTTGTGCCCGCCTACGTCTGCGCCACCGTGGGGACCACCTCCTCCGCTGCAGTGGATCCCTTGGGCCTCATCGCCGATGTGGCCGCCGAGTTCGGCGCGTGGGTGCACGTGGACGCGGCGTACGCGGGCAGCGCGTGCATCTGCCCCGAGTTCCGGCGCTTCCTCGACGGGGTGGAGCGAGCGGACTCCCTCAGCATCAGCCCCCACAAGTGGCTGCTCACCGGCCTCGACTGCACCTGCCTCTGGCTCCGGGACCGGCCGCGGCTGGCCGAGTCGCTGGGGACTAACCCGGAGTACCTCAAGAACGGGCCCAGCGAGTCCGGCCTGGTGGTCGACTGCAAGGACCTGCAGGTGGGGGTGGGTCGCCGGTTCCGAGCTCTCAAGCTCTGGATGGTGCTGCGGACGTACGGCGTCGCGGGGCTGCAGGCGCACATCCGGAGCGACGTGGAGATGGCGCGGGCGTTCGAGGGGATGGTGCGGGAGGACCGCCGGTTCGAGGTGGTGGCTCCGCGGAGGTTCGCGTTGGTGTGCTTCCGCATCAGGGCTTGGGGCGGAGAGGAGGCTGCGGCGGAGGCGGACAACCGGAGGCTGCTGGCGCTGGTCAACGGCAGCGGGAGGGCGTACGTGACGCACACGGTGTTGGGCGGGAAGTACGTGCTGCGTTTCGCGGTGGGGGCGACGCTCACCGAGCATCGCCACGTGGCGAGTGCTTGGGAGCTGATCAGGGCGAAGGCTGAGGAGGTGCTCGGTGGCAGGCCGCTCGAGTAA
- the LOC103999547 gene encoding universal stress protein PHOS34-like isoform X1, which translates to MDTHMTPPKSDRQGRPPAIEPSSPRFFLSAAAAASPGSHRRIAIAVDLSDESAYAVKWAVQNYLRPGDAVILLHVRSTSILYGADWGAIDLSVSADPDSELSQQKLEEDFDAFTSTKAQDLAQPLVEAQIPFKIHIVKDHDMKERLCLEVERLGLSAVIMGSRGFGASRRSSKSRLGSVSDYCVHHCVCPVVVVRFPDDGTGVGLGPGGSSAPLDNGATLPLEKDVELHPVPEEEQEYHDATDEHKDA; encoded by the exons ATGGACACTCACATGACGCCTCCCAAGTCCGATCGCCAGGGCCGGCCACCGGCAATCGAACCCTCGTCCCCTCGCTTCTTCCtctcggccgccgccgccgccagccCCGGATCCCACCGCCGGATCGCCATCGCCGTCGACCTCAGCGACGAGAGCGCCTACGCCGTCAAGTGGGCCGTCCAGAACTACCTCCGCCCCGGGGACGCCGTCATTCTTCTCCACGTCCGCTCCACTAGCATCCTTTACGGCGCCGACTGGGGCGCCATCGACCTCTCCGTCTCCGCCGATCCGGACTCGGAGTTGTCGCAGCAGAAGCTGGAGGAGGACTTCGACGCCTTCACATCCACCAAGGCGCAGGACCTGGCCCAGCCCCTCGTCGAGGCCCAGATCCCCTTCAAGATCCACATCGTGAAGGATCACGACATGAAGGAGCGCCTCTGCCTGGAGGTCGAGAGGCTTGGCCTCAGCGCGGTCATCATGGGAAGCCGGGGCTTCGGCGCCTCCAGGAGGAGCAGCAAGAGCCGTCTCGGGAGCGTCAGCGATTACTGTGTGCATCACTGTGTTTGTCCAGTCGTGGTGGTCCGCTTCCCGGATGATGGAACCGGCGTCGGATTGGGGCCCGGGGGATCATCAGCGCCTCTCGACAATGGCGCCACGCTTCCTTTGGAGAAGGACGTGGAGCTCCATCCCGTGCCTGAAGAGGAGCAAGAATACCATGATGCCACCGATGAGCATAAAG ATGCATGA
- the LOC103999547 gene encoding universal stress protein PHOS34-like isoform X2, whose protein sequence is MDTHMTPPKSDRQGRPPAIEPSSPRFFLSAAAAASPGSHRRIAIAVDLSDESAYAVKWAVQNYLRPGDAVILLHVRSTSILYGADWGAIDLSVSADPDSELSQQKLEEDFDAFTSTKAQDLAQPLVEAQIPFKIHIVKDHDMKERLCLEVERLGLSAVIMGSRGFGASRRSSKSRLGSVSDYCVHHCVCPVVVVRFPDDGTGVGLGPGGSSAPLDNGATLPLEKDVELHPVPEEEQEYHDATDEHKA, encoded by the coding sequence ATGGACACTCACATGACGCCTCCCAAGTCCGATCGCCAGGGCCGGCCACCGGCAATCGAACCCTCGTCCCCTCGCTTCTTCCtctcggccgccgccgccgccagccCCGGATCCCACCGCCGGATCGCCATCGCCGTCGACCTCAGCGACGAGAGCGCCTACGCCGTCAAGTGGGCCGTCCAGAACTACCTCCGCCCCGGGGACGCCGTCATTCTTCTCCACGTCCGCTCCACTAGCATCCTTTACGGCGCCGACTGGGGCGCCATCGACCTCTCCGTCTCCGCCGATCCGGACTCGGAGTTGTCGCAGCAGAAGCTGGAGGAGGACTTCGACGCCTTCACATCCACCAAGGCGCAGGACCTGGCCCAGCCCCTCGTCGAGGCCCAGATCCCCTTCAAGATCCACATCGTGAAGGATCACGACATGAAGGAGCGCCTCTGCCTGGAGGTCGAGAGGCTTGGCCTCAGCGCGGTCATCATGGGAAGCCGGGGCTTCGGCGCCTCCAGGAGGAGCAGCAAGAGCCGTCTCGGGAGCGTCAGCGATTACTGTGTGCATCACTGTGTTTGTCCAGTCGTGGTGGTCCGCTTCCCGGATGATGGAACCGGCGTCGGATTGGGGCCCGGGGGATCATCAGCGCCTCTCGACAATGGCGCCACGCTTCCTTTGGAGAAGGACGTGGAGCTCCATCCCGTGCCTGAAGAGGAGCAAGAATACCATGATGCCACCGATGAGCATAAAG
- the LOC103999583 gene encoding cyclin-D6-1 isoform X4, giving the protein MGYSLENPLDYSGDDGKLLVALFAAEVDHDADISDEPTDSVRRDAVAQIRKAVEPPCSVGPATAYLAVTYLDRFLTKRVTQVKQPWFAVFLSLACLSLASKMLDHGFSVAEFQPFQFMPQTIERLQYLVLESLGWRMRSITPFAFLDYFLSSFPSTDPRQVQDLKDRASKILFHVQTEEMLLGFKPSVIAASALHFAAFDLFPAQFPDFKSAVSSSFGFDPEKIRVCQEIMRKVNTNRCDLAAAKKVGSGS; this is encoded by the exons ATGGGGTACAGCCTTGAGAACCCGCTTGATTACTCCGGAGACGATGGGAAGCTGCTCGTTGCACTTTTCGCCGCCGAGGTCGACCACGATGCCGATATCTCCGACGAGCCCACCGACTCCGTCCGCCGCGACGCCGTCGCCCAGATTCGCAAG GCCGTGGAGCCGCCGTGCAGCGTGGGTCCGGCCACCGCCTATCTCGCCGTCACCTACCTCGACAGGTTCCTCACGAAGCGAGTGACCCAG GTGAAGCAGCCATGGTTCGCGGTCTTCCTCTCCCTCGCCTGCCTCTCCCTCGCCTCCAAGATGCTCGACCACGGGTTCTCCGTCGCCGAGTTCCAA CCGTTCCAATTCATGCCGCAGACGATCGAGCGGTTGCAGTACCTGGTTCTTGAGTCTCTGGGATGGCGGATGCGATCGATCACCCCCTTCGCTTTCCTTGATTACTTCCTCTCCTCCTTCCCATCGACAGATCCGCGTCAGGTCCAAGATCTCAAGGATCGAGCCTCCAAGATTCTGTTCCATGTCCAAACCG AGGAAATGCTTTTAGGGTTCAAGCCGTCGGTGATCGCGGCGTCCGCGCTGCACTTCGCCGCCTTCGACCTGTTCCCCGCCCAATTCCCCGACTTCAAGTCCGCCGTTAGCTCATCCTTTGGTTTCGATCCA GAGAAAATAAGAGTGTGCCAAGAAATAATGAGGAAAGTGAACACGAATCGCTGTGATTTAGCGGCGGCGAAGAAGGTTGGGTCGGGTTCCTAG
- the LOC103999583 gene encoding cyclin-D6-1 isoform X2: MGYSLENPLDYSGDDGKLLVALFAAEVDHDADISDEPTDSVRRDAVAQIRKAVEPPCSVGPATAYLAVTYLDRFLTKRVTQVDEEQYTLRLASFMFPRTDPSLALFLFQVKQPWFAVFLSLACLSLASKMLDHGFSVAEFQPFQFMPQTIERLQYLVLESLGWRMRSITPFAFLDYFLSSFPSTDPRQVQDLKDRASKILFHVQTEEMLLGFKPSVIAASALHFAAFDLFPAQFPDFKSAVSSSFGFDPEKIRVCQEIMRKVNTNRCDLAAAKKVGSGS; encoded by the exons ATGGGGTACAGCCTTGAGAACCCGCTTGATTACTCCGGAGACGATGGGAAGCTGCTCGTTGCACTTTTCGCCGCCGAGGTCGACCACGATGCCGATATCTCCGACGAGCCCACCGACTCCGTCCGCCGCGACGCCGTCGCCCAGATTCGCAAG GCCGTGGAGCCGCCGTGCAGCGTGGGTCCGGCCACCGCCTATCTCGCCGTCACCTACCTCGACAGGTTCCTCACGAAGCGAGTGACCCAGGTAGACGAAGAGCAATACACTCTCCGGTTGGCATCGTTTATGTTTCCAAGAACGGATCCTTCTTTGGCTTTGTTTCTGTTCCAGGTGAAGCAGCCATGGTTCGCGGTCTTCCTCTCCCTCGCCTGCCTCTCCCTCGCCTCCAAGATGCTCGACCACGGGTTCTCCGTCGCCGAGTTCCAA CCGTTCCAATTCATGCCGCAGACGATCGAGCGGTTGCAGTACCTGGTTCTTGAGTCTCTGGGATGGCGGATGCGATCGATCACCCCCTTCGCTTTCCTTGATTACTTCCTCTCCTCCTTCCCATCGACAGATCCGCGTCAGGTCCAAGATCTCAAGGATCGAGCCTCCAAGATTCTGTTCCATGTCCAAACCG AGGAAATGCTTTTAGGGTTCAAGCCGTCGGTGATCGCGGCGTCCGCGCTGCACTTCGCCGCCTTCGACCTGTTCCCCGCCCAATTCCCCGACTTCAAGTCCGCCGTTAGCTCATCCTTTGGTTTCGATCCA GAGAAAATAAGAGTGTGCCAAGAAATAATGAGGAAAGTGAACACGAATCGCTGTGATTTAGCGGCGGCGAAGAAGGTTGGGTCGGGTTCCTAG